The genomic interval TCTCTTCAAGTTTGGTAACTTTTTGATCAGTTTGTAGTCTTATTGTAAATTGAGCCAACCATTTGCTGAGTAATTTTCTCGGCGAGTAGAATATAGAATGTATGTTTTCATTTTTTAGAGAGAATCTCCGTATTGCTTTTGACAGTATTAGAAGTCAGCTGCTGCGCACCATACTTACCGTTTTTATAATTGCTATTGGAATTACTGCCTTGGTTGGGATTCTAAGTCTTGTAAAAGCCTTAGAAAACACCATAAGCTCTGACTTTGCGAGCATGGGAAGTAATACATTTAATTTACAGCAGTACGAGTTTAGAGCGAGAAGATCTGATGAAAAACGTGTTATTAATCCTGTCATTGGGTATCGGCAAGTAAAGGAATTTACAGATCAGTACAACTACCCTACAGCACAGACGGCGGTTTCTTTTCAAGGAACCCGTACGGCAGAAGTAAAGTATGAGAGTGATAAAACAGATCCTGAAGTTTCTGTTCTTGGAGTTAATGAAAACTTTCTTACAAATTCTGGTTTAAAACTTGACAAAGGTCGAAACTTTACTTCTTTTGACATCAGTAATAATACACGCGTGTGTGTTTTAGGAAGTGATTTTTATAAGAACCTCTTTACAGAAGATAATCCTATTGGTAAGACCATAAGTATAAGAGGTACAAAGTTTAATGTAATTGGTATTCTGGAGGAAAAAGGTGCCACTTTTGGAAACAATCAGGATTTAAGAGTGTTGATTCCTATTCAAGTTGCCCGAACTTTATTTACACAGCCTAATATCAATTACAATGTAAGCGTGATGGTAGAAGATGCTGAATATCTTGATAGCGCCGAAGAGGAAGCTATCCTCACATTTAGGAATATTCGCGGCCTATCTCCAGTTGAGGCAAATAACTTTGGTATAGGTCGTAGTGATGATTTAATCAATCAAATTTCAGAAATTACAGGTGTTTTAAACGTAGCCGCTTGGGTGATAAGTATCATTACCATCTTTGGATCCTGTATTGCATTAATGAATATTATGCTAGTTTCTGTGACAGAGCGTACTCGGGAAATTGGCGTACGAAAAGCGTTGGGCGCAAAAAAGTCTACTATTGCAGCACAGTTTTTATATGAAGCAATCATTGTGGGTCAATTAGGTGGTATTCTAGGTATTGTGCTTGGTATTTCTGTAGGTGCACTGGTCTCTATGGTAGCAGAATTCAACTTCACAACTCCTTGGGGTGCTATTATAGCCGCTACGATTATCACTTTTATTATTGCTATATTTTCTGGTTTCTTTCCAGCAATCAAAGCGGCAAAATTAGATCCTGTGGAATCACTCAGATACGAGTAATTTAATTCATTTCGCTTAAAGAATTCTTAACCATAAGTGGTTACAATTTATAGTACAACGATTTAGATGACTGAATAAAACTTTATATTCGTGGGAACTAAAACACGAATATGCAGCCTATCTATATCTTATTACTTATTGCAGGTTATTTTGGCATCTTGATGCTTATCAGTTACCTTACTGGTAAAGGTGATTCAAACACAGACTTTTTTAAAGCAGGTAAGCAATCTCCTTGGTATCTAGTTGCTTTTGGAATGATAGGAGCCTCCTTATCTGGAGTGACTTTCATTTCCGTACCAGGTTGGATAGAAGAATCTAGCTTTAGCTACTTTCAAGTGGTACTTGGATATACCGTGGGTTATGCAGTTATAGGCTTAGTACTGTTACCTCTTTATTATAAATTAAACCTAACTTCAATTTATACGTATCTAGAAGGGCGCTTTGGTTCATATTCTTACAAAACAGGGGCCTCTTTCTTTTTGTTGAGCCGCATCATTGGGGCTAGTTTTAGATTATATCTTGTAGCAAATGTCTTACAACTTCTCGTTTTTGATGAAATGGGCGTTCCATTTGCGGTAACGGTTACCATAACTATTTTGTTAATTTGGCTATATACATTTAAGGCAGGTATAAAAACGATTGTTTGGACAGATACGCTGCAAACCCTTTTTATGCTTATCGCTGTTGGGGTGGCAATTTACTTTGTAAGTGATGAGATGG from Dokdonia sp. Hel_I_53 carries:
- a CDS encoding ABC transporter permease; this encodes MFSFFRENLRIAFDSIRSQLLRTILTVFIIAIGITALVGILSLVKALENTISSDFASMGSNTFNLQQYEFRARRSDEKRVINPVIGYRQVKEFTDQYNYPTAQTAVSFQGTRTAEVKYESDKTDPEVSVLGVNENFLTNSGLKLDKGRNFTSFDISNNTRVCVLGSDFYKNLFTEDNPIGKTISIRGTKFNVIGILEEKGATFGNNQDLRVLIPIQVARTLFTQPNINYNVSVMVEDAEYLDSAEEEAILTFRNIRGLSPVEANNFGIGRSDDLINQISEITGVLNVAAWVISIITIFGSCIALMNIMLVSVTERTREIGVRKALGAKKSTIAAQFLYEAIIVGQLGGILGIVLGISVGALVSMVAEFNFTTPWGAIIAATIITFIIAIFSGFFPAIKAAKLDPVESLRYE